A segment of the Mangrovimonas sp. YM274 genome:
AAAAACTCCTTTTCCATTCTGTTTTACTAAAAAAGATTACTTACTATAGAATAGTATTGTCGTTTATATTATCTGAATTTTTCACGCTCAAAAACTATGGTTGTCATGGATGCATTAATGTGTATTACCTTCCAACCTTCACGAGCATGTTG
Coding sequences within it:
- a CDS encoding DUF4177 domain-containing protein; amino-acid sequence: MKEYKVSTKSIGLRNPSQKLEDHLNQHAREGWKVIHINASMTTIVFEREKFR